From Streptomyces sp. HUAS MG91, the proteins below share one genomic window:
- a CDS encoding PmoA family protein yields the protein MTLALTHAHGDRITVAHEPTGTELFAYVYRPEAAWEAPKPYLHPIRTLSGAVVTDYRPNDHRWHKGLQLTASHLSGQNLWGGNTYVHGEGYLPLPEKIGSMAHVSFDEVSATGDRAVIAERLTWHPYDGELWADEERRLEVSHLDAAAGSWSLTWTSAVTNRRAEPLRFGSPTTHGRPAAGYTGLFWRGPRAFRDGRVFSAEADGGELMGTQASWLAYVGEHDGRDGHATLVFEHAAANDHAGEKGTHPAHWFVRSDPFAAVAPSWAFHDELVLAPGDTLTRSYRVTVADGAWDRERVAAQVEGAA from the coding sequence ATGACGCTCGCACTCACGCACGCCCACGGCGACCGCATCACCGTGGCCCACGAACCCACCGGCACCGAGCTGTTCGCCTACGTGTACCGCCCGGAAGCCGCCTGGGAAGCACCCAAGCCCTACCTCCACCCGATCCGCACCCTGTCCGGCGCCGTGGTCACCGACTACCGCCCCAACGACCACCGCTGGCACAAGGGGCTCCAGCTCACCGCCTCCCACCTGTCGGGCCAGAACCTGTGGGGCGGCAACACCTACGTCCACGGCGAGGGCTACCTCCCGCTGCCCGAGAAGATCGGCTCGATGGCGCACGTCTCCTTCGACGAGGTCTCCGCCACCGGCGACCGGGCCGTCATCGCCGAACGCCTCACCTGGCACCCGTACGACGGCGAGCTGTGGGCCGACGAGGAGCGCCGACTGGAGGTGTCGCACCTCGACGCGGCGGCCGGCAGCTGGTCGCTGACCTGGACCTCCGCCGTCACCAACCGCCGTGCCGAACCGCTGCGCTTCGGCAGCCCCACCACCCACGGCCGACCCGCCGCCGGGTACACCGGCCTGTTCTGGCGCGGCCCCCGCGCCTTCCGCGACGGCCGAGTGTTCAGCGCCGAGGCGGACGGCGGCGAGCTGATGGGCACGCAGGCCTCCTGGCTGGCGTACGTCGGTGAGCACGACGGGCGCGACGGGCACGCGACGCTGGTCTTCGAGCACGCGGCGGCCAACGACCACGCGGGCGAGAAGGGGACGCACCCGGCGCACTGGTTCGTGCGCAGCGACCCGTTCGCGGCGGTCGCCCCCTCCTGGGCGTTCCACGACGAGCTGGTCCTCGCCCCCGGCGACACGCTCACCCGCTCCTACCGGGTCACCGTCGCCGACGGCGCCTGGGACCGCGAGCGGGTCGCCGCGCAGGTCGAGGGGGCCGCGTGA